The Nerophis lumbriciformis linkage group LG27, RoL_Nlum_v2.1, whole genome shotgun sequence genome contains the following window.
ttttgggtctggcattctgcatcttccttttcacaataccccacagattttctatggggctaaggtcaggggagttggcgggccaatttagaacagaaataccatggtccgtaaaccaggcacgggtagattttgcgctgtgtgcaggcgccaagtcctgttggaacttgaaatctccatctccatagagcaggtcagcagcaggaagcatgaagtgctctaaaacttgctggtagacggctgcgttgaccctggatctcaggaaacagagtggaccgacaccagcagatgacatggcaccccaaaccatcacccaaccatgcaaattttgcatttcctttggaaatcgaggtcccagagtctggaggaagacaggagaggcacaggatccacgttgcctgaaggctagtgtaaagtttccaccatcagtgatggtttggggtgccatgtcatctgctggtgtcagtccactctgtttcctgagatccagggtcaacgcagccgtctaccagcaagttttagagcacttcatgcttcctgctgctgacctgctctatggagatggagatttcaagttccaacaggacttggcgcctgcacacagcgcaaaatctacccgtgcctggtttacggaccatggtatttctgttctaaattggcccgccaactcccctgaccttagccccatagaaaatctgtggggtattgtgaaaaggaagatgcagaatgccagacccaaaaacgcagaagagttgaaggccactatcagagcaacctgggctctcataacacctgagcagtgccagaaactcatcgactccatgccacgccgcattaacgcagtaattgaggcaaaaggagctccaaccaagtattgagtattgtacatgctcatatttttcattttcatacttttcagttggccaacatttctaaaaatcccttttttgtattagccttaagtaatattctaattttgtgacacacggaattttggattttcatttgttgccacttcaaatcatcaaaattaaatgaaataaacatttgaatgcatcagtctgtgtgcaatgaataaatataatgtacaagttacaccttttgaatgcaattactgaaataaatcaagtttttcaaaatattctaatttactggcttttacctgtatatgtacatattagtgatgggttgatgaggcgtcatgaagcgtttcgacacattgcaaaactgtattgatactgtgtcgatactgtgtcactaaatactgacatctgctggacattaaaaatccctacaggcaacctatggaccgactcaactgacactgatttgatgccctagtacaggggtcaccaacctttttgaaaccaaaaactacttcttgggtactgattaatgcgaagggctaccagtttgatacacacttaaataaataaatatattgtcatttgtaagttacacgtaagtgtgatttaaacaagaatagctaaataaatacatttatatatataaaaaaatgggtatttctgtctgtcattccgtcgtacatttttttttttccttttacggaaggttttttgtagagaataaatgatgaaaaaaaccacttaattgaacggtttaaaagaggagaaaacacgaaaaaaattaaaataaaattttgaaacatagtttatcttcaatttcgactctttaaaattcaaaattcaaccgacaaaaagaagagaaaaactagcttatttgaatctttttgaaaaaattataaaaagaatttatggaacatcattagtaatttgacctgattaagatacattttagaattttgatgacatgttttaaaattggttaaaatccaatctgcactttgttagaatatttaacaaatatatatttctaacaaagacaaatcagtatttcttctagattttccagaacaaaaattttaaaagaaattcaaaatactttgaaataagatttaaatttgattctacagattttctagatttgccagaataattgttttgaattttaatcatagtaagtttgaagaaatgtttcacaaatattcttcgtcgaaaaaacagaagctaaaatatttattattctttacaataatacaattttttttttacttgaacattgatttaaattgtcaggaaagaagaggaagaaatttaaaaggtaaaaaggtatatttgtttaaaaatcctaaaatcatttttaaggttgtattttttctctaaaattgtatttctaaaagtaataagaagcaaagtaaaaaataaatgaatttatttgaacaagtgaagacccatccatccatccattttctaccgcttattccaagtgaagaccaagtctttaaaatattttcttggattttcaaattctatttgagttttgtctcttttagaattaaaaatgtcgagcaaagcgagaccagcttgctagtaaataaatacaattaaataaaaaatagagactgctcactggtaagtgctgctcttttgagctatttttagaacaggtgtgaactggtccttacgggctacctggtgaccgcgggcaccgcgttggtgacccctgccctagtatatacaataatataaaccaagtcattgtatttcatttaggattatttcatatcttcatttaaataaaaatatatttttatcttttttagatacagtcaataaataatgtgaacatgtatcataacatggaaatctaagagaacgtgttgtggatgattgtggactgggaattgttttaattttatttttttacacatttttattaaaaaaaaaaaaaaaaaagtttttccgacgtattacattttagaccatttctcttcttagttattatttctcgggctgtagaaaagagccgctcacagggcacagaggaggcgacacagttggcgtatcggtcacgtgaccaaaacagctcatgatcggtcacgtgactttctaaaagcggtacgcgcaccgacacagggttttgctctatgagctcgacgcatgcgccgatgcatcggtgttgccgggccCATCACTACCGTGGAGTCTTTGGACTTCTGTCAGTTCTCAGACCGGAGTGGTTCTTCTGCTGTTCCCGGACATCATGTCGCTGTCGTCAGCGGCTAAACCGTCCAACATGTCAACCTTACCGTCCTTCAGAGGCGAGGCCAGCGCGTACAACACAAAGTCCGAGCTCACCGTCAACGGCGTGGGCAAACTGGGCGGGGCCACCACCTTGGAGAGCGAGTTCTCCCGCACCAGCGACGCCCGGAGGGAGTTGGAGGCGGACTCGGCCATGCTGTGGTTGCTCCGGTTGCTGTACCTGCGGGGCCGGTTGTGGTAGTAGCGCTTGCTGTTTGGAAGCGCCGGCTTGATGAGCGAGGGCCGGCCTTTGGTGCGCAGCTGGCGGTGCTTCTCGATGAACACGTGCACTGCCAGGACGCCGACCATCTCCGCCAGCACGAAGGAAAGCGCCCCGAAGTAGAAGGACCAGCCGTAGGAGTAGCTCTTCTTGTTGTCGCTCTGGCTGGGGTCGCCCGAGTTGGCCGATATGTACACGATGATGCCGATGATGTTGCTGAGACCTGAGGAGCAAACGGTTGCCACGGTGATGCCCATTGTCTGGAATGCAAGTGAAGTGGCCGACCTGCTGAGACGAAGAGGATGCCCGCTGTGAGGATGACGTTGTGGCGTGACTTGTAGAACTCGCTGGCCGCCACGCACACGCCGCCGAGGAACAGCAGGCCCACGCTGAGGATGGGGAAGAGGCTGGATGCTCGCACGGCGCCTGGGAGGGAAAGAGACGTTTCAACCATGGACATTTCCTGCCTGGCTCGGAACAAAGGCGGACACATTTCCCCTCCCTCTCCCATCTCTTTCTTTGCCCCGGTCTAAAGGATTCAGACAGCCTCTCTTTTGCACTGTTCTCCAATAAACTGATGGATTTCTCAACTCAATAGTCGAGATCATCTCAAGGAGAAGCTCAGGTTGGGGGGAACACGTACTCCTGGGAGAACTTCTTTCCTTTAAAGACATTGAAGATACCAATTTGGAACTGGGATAACTAGGGATGGGCGataatatcggctgataaatgctttaaaatgtaatatcggaaattatcggtatcggtttcaaaaagtaaaatgtatgactttttaaaacgccgctgtgcggagtggtacacggacgtagggagcggTACAGAGCAGTTtcctctcccagtcatacttgccaaccctccccattttcccgggagactccccaatttcagtgcctctcccgaaaatctcccggggcaacccatccatccatccatcttcttccgcttatccgaggtcgggtcgcgggggcagcagcctaagcagggaagcccagacttccctctccccagccacttcatccagctcctcccgggggatcccgaggcgttcccaggccagccgggagacatagtcttcccaacgtgtcctgggtcttcctcgtggcctcctaccggtcggacgtgccctaaacaactccctagcgaggcgctcgggtggcatcctgaccagatgcccgaaccacctcatctggctcctctcgatgtggaggagcagcggctttactgtgagctccccccgaatgacagagcttctcaccctatctctaagggagagccccgccacccggcggaggaaactcatttcggccgcttgtacccgtgatcttgtcctttcggtcatgacccaaagctcatgaccataggtgaggatgggaacgtagagcgaccggtaaatcgagagctttgccttccggctcagctccttcttcaccacaacggatcgatacagcgtccgcattactgaagacgccgcaccgatccgcctgttgatctcaccatccactcttccctcactcgtgaacaagactcccaggtacttgaactcctccacttggggcaagatctccttcacaacccggagatggcactccacccttttccgggcgagaaccatggactcggacttggaggtgctgattctcatcccagtcgcttcacactcggctgcgaaccgatccagtgagagctgaagatcttggccggaggaagccatcaggaccacatcatctgcaaatagcagagacctaatcctgcagccgccaaaccagatcccctcaacgccctgactgcgcctagaaattctgtccataaaggttatgaacagaatgggtgacaaagggcagccttggcggagtccaaccctcactggaaacgtgtccgacttactgccggcaatgcggaccaagctctgacactgatcatacagggagcggactgccacaataagacagtccgttaccccatactctctgagcactccccacaggacttcccggggtacacggtcgaatgccttctccaagtccacaaagcacatgtagactggttgggcaaactcccatgcaccctcaaggaccctgcccagagtataaagctggtccacagttccacgaccaggacgaaaaccacactgttcctcctgaatccgaggttagactatccgccacactgtgaacccacaccaaacaagaatgacaaacacatttcgggagaacatccgcactagagatgcgcggtttgcggacacaaccgcggagtccgcggattatccgcgggtcgggcggttgaaataaaaaaaaattagattttatccgcaggtcgggtcgggcggttgaaattaaaacaaattagattttaaatagattcaggcgggtggcagttaaaccaattggtaaatatatatacatagttaaatgttgttacccacatacgaaaaacgagcaggcacctgcagcatatgccacaacagaagaagaagaaaaaaaagagatggcaacgccggcagcaaacgtggtacgcgacaaactaaaaaagggaatactaaagaccaggggaaaaaaatgtcagaaaagttcagcgtggactcgtttttgtgaggttgtaaatcaggatgatagtaatgctggctacgtgatttgccagagctgcgacgctgtttatgtctacgacagtcacaaaaccgggacatctaacatggtgcatcacatttgtgcaaaacccccgaacctccacaaacactctgagcatgagcagttttgtccaccgtgatcccagaagagtgccacaggatgttaaaacaagatagaacgcagctgcctgcagcagtttgagtggcgcgagcgcgcttggaggtgcgctcagcgcggctcccagatgattgcgcactggtgtgcgtctgggccgtgacagcgtggcacgcattgaatgtctctgctaaattggatcagtctcctttctttaacaggcaaaagctttataacctcactaatgccttgcatcgtctatattagatatataacaatgggcgcgtggcggatggcgggcgggtgcggttttgattaaatgttagttcgggtggatggcggatggttgacgacttttgtgatgcggttgcggatgaaataattgcctatccgcgcatctctaatccgcaccgtaacacaacataaacacaacagaacaaatacccagaaccccttgcagcactaactcttccgggacgatacaatatacccccccccccccacctcaacctcctcatgctctctcagggagagcatgtcccaaattccaagctgctgttttgaggcatgttaaaaaaaagaatgcactttgtgacgtcaataataaatatggcagtgccatgttggcatttttttttccataacttgagtggatttattttggaaaaccttgttacattgtttaatgcatccagcggggcatcacaacaaaattaggcataataatgtcttcattccaccactgcatatatccgtatcggtaattaagagttggacaatattggatatcggcaaaaaagtcattatcggacatctctagtgataaCAGAACATCTACTGCTTGGATTGAGTGTTGCTCTGGTCTGTCGACAAATCCGGAAGACGACGGCAGCCGTTGGAGGCGCCCAAAAGCCGCCCGTCGCGATGGATGTGTTGGGCAGAGCTGTGAGAGCTCAGACTTTAGCAATCTTGGAATTGAATTGCAAATTGGATAACATCTCGGGTAAGCTTTCCCCTGTGCTCTGTGAAATTATTTGAGAGCCACCTTTTGGAATGTGTTTGCTCACCTAACCAAAAAAACAATCCTTCTCTACAGTTGGACTCCCTGTGCTATAAACACCCCAGTGAGACCAGTGCAGCGAAAGACGCCCTGGAGAATCCCTCCCCCCCCCTTCTTCAAAAACACTCGGTATGTTGACGCAAAGCAGCGCCCTGATGGCTGCAGCTCCGGACCGGACACTTATTAGTACGCATATCTAGCTTTTGTGCTAatatgtgcttagctgttgtgtagctgctagctcctagtagcctacaggcagaggtgggtagtaacgcgctacatttactccgttacatctacttgagtaacttttgggataaattgtacttctaagagtagttttaatgcaacatacttttacttttacttgagtatatttatagagaagaaacactacttttactccgctacttttatctacattcagctcgctactcgctactaatttttatcgatctgttaatgcacgctttgtttgttttggtctgtcagacagaccttcatagtgcctgcgtttcaacaaatacagtcactggtgacgttcactccgttccaccaatcagatgcagtcactggtgacgttggaccaatcaaacagagccaggcggtcacatgacctgacttaaacaagttgaaaaacttattggggtgttaccatttagtggtcaattgtacggaatatgtactgtactgtgcaatctactaataaaagtttcaatcaatcaatcaaaagtgtgaaggaaaaaagacccttttttatttcaaccgtacatcccgtcaaaagcctaaagactgactgcacagttcctgtcttcacaataaaagtgccgctccatcgcgcctgcgctttcaaaacaagagtctccgaaagccagcgcaaacaagctagcaagctacggagtttgccgccaatatatttcttgtaaagtgtataaaaacgaatatggaagctggacaaataagatgccaaaaaccaaccactttcatgtggtattagacagaaaggaggaactttttttctcctccatttgaaaacgtggacgttatcatcactactgtctgattccaatcaatgcaagtcatcagaatcaggtaatacaccaacttatattcttgtcttcattaaagaaaggaatctatatgttaaacatgcatgtatattcattaaaacacctttaacatgtaaacaaaaacagcaaaataaatacatataaattatatactgtatatatcaatgtatatgtatatatatatatatatatatatatatatatatatatatatatatatatatatatatatatatatatatatatatatatgtgtgtgtgtgtatgttactcatcagttactcagtacttgagtagttttttcacaacatactttttacttttacgcaagtaaatatttgggtgactactccttacttttacttgagtaataaatctctaaagtaacagtactcttacttgagtacaatttctggctactctacccacctctgcttacaactatacctaatatataaaggggtggaaaagtgactattacctgcagggcaaacattagctaaccagaaggcaataacaatgtaaacaaaaaacacctgcttaaaagatctaatacaaatgtccctgaggaatgtaaggtgggagtactgtaattacctaacgttacattattattttccataacaatttagccccctccacaatattaacccgacgttaaaacagaactagctatttattgattagcaattgccgaatcatgtaacattagcttaatgctaaaaagccag
Protein-coding sequences here:
- the LOC133570254 gene encoding voltage-dependent calcium channel gamma-3 subunit-like, which produces MRLCNRGMMMLMTTAGAFCAFSLMTIAVGTDYWLYSRGMCRSKNLGDNETVRKNEEVLTHSGLWRTCCTEGTFRGVCKDIDHFAEDADYEQDAAEYLLRAVRASSLFPILSVGLLFLGGVCVAASEFYKSRHNVILTAGILFVSAGLSNIIGIIVYISANSGDPSQSDNKKSYSYGWSFYFGALSFVLAEMVGVLAVHVFIEKHRQLRTKGRPSLIKPALPNSKRYYHNRPRRYSNRSNHSMAESASNSLRASLVRENSLSKVVAPPSLPTPLTVSSDFVLYALASPLKDGKVDMLDGLAADDSDMMSGNSRRTTPV